A genomic segment from Thermococcus sp. encodes:
- a CDS encoding ribonucleoside-triphosphate reductase, whose protein sequence is MEFKDEIIRELENDELWTVLTFKTPHGPATTLNELVKVVEDAGWRVTFKANWWTADIPYGLIRIDLQRDGREKILLGKWILGEKCELIRVESLDLERGKDEFFRMVDSITSTLIHDPVIRTMREQY, encoded by the coding sequence ATGGAGTTTAAGGACGAGATAATTAGGGAACTGGAAAACGATGAGCTCTGGACGGTGCTTACCTTCAAGACTCCTCACGGGCCTGCGACAACCCTGAACGAGCTCGTGAAGGTCGTTGAGGATGCCGGCTGGAGAGTTACTTTCAAGGCCAACTGGTGGACTGCAGACATACCCTACGGCCTGATAAGGATAGATCTCCAGAGGGATGGAAGGGAGAAGATTCTCCTCGGCAAGTGGATTCTAGGAGAAAAATGCGAGCTCATACGGGTTGAAAGCCTCGACCTTGAGCGCGGAAAGGACGAGTTCTTCCGCATGGTTGACAGCATAACCTCAACGCTAATCCACGACCCGGTTATAAGAACCATGCGGGAGCAGTACTGA